One genomic segment of Centropristis striata isolate RG_2023a ecotype Rhode Island chromosome 11, C.striata_1.0, whole genome shotgun sequence includes these proteins:
- the snap47 gene encoding synaptosomal-associated protein 47 isoform X2, with amino-acid sequence MSRDVPIHSWPGSYYINSEKRWENGTLSLTRTMVRFVSSQSKESLASFRLSRIIEMKMESSSFIFSTLTVLEEGNVKHWFGSLKPNRVVVYNVLEHFWRERLLSPSSEARGAESQPSKGRELINLVVGAQRRLEDTGRVLSHQGEQFDNMMQGLEKIDSDLGVADKLLSELESPSWWPFGKLPWKTQQEAKAEDAARAAAAAASAAGKGSGRNKVITSIPAVVTKGRDSDLKPGCLLVLVSSLEVRDTNCQLLHRFERNEVDEIRVHSPYEITVRQRFIGKPDICYRFLSAKMPEAMSVLEMQYKKKVEFTSEYTAFKATPLSSPCDTEGPNWNKVRFAAELPRHRSPAGGPSRRAVPVAGARPPAIRQSG; translated from the exons ATGAGCAGGGACGTCCCTATTCACAGCTGGCCCGGCTCCTATTACATCAACAGCGAGAAGCGGTGGGAAAATGGCACCTTGTCCCTCACCAGGACCATGGTGCGCTTTGTCTCCAGCCAGAGTAAGGAGAGTCTCGCCAGCTTCCGCCTCTCCAGGATCATTGAGATGAAGATGGAGTCATCCAGTTTCATCTTCAGCACCCTCACGGTGCTGGAGGAGGGCAATGTGAAACACTGGTTTGGCTCCCTTAAGCCCAATAGGGTCGTGGTTTATAATGTGTTAGAGCATTTCTGGAGAGAACGCCTCCTGTCACCCAGCTCAGAGGCAAGGGGGGCTGAAAGTCAACCCTCTAAAGGCAGGGAGCTGATCAACCTGGTGGTCGGGGCCCAGAGGAGACTGGAGGACACCGGCAGAGTCCTCAGCCACCAAGGAGAGCAGTTTGACAATATGATGCAGGGGCTGGAGAAGATTGACTCTGATCTGGGCGTGGCTGATAA ACTTTTGTCAGAGCTGGAGTCTCCCTCCTGGTGGCCTTTTGGTAAACTGCCCTGGAAGACGCAGCAGGAAGCAAAGGCTGAGGACgctgccagagctgcagctgctgctgcatctgcaGCTGGCAAAGGGTCTGGTAGAAATAAGGTGATCACAAGCATCCCGGCTGTGGTGACTAAAGGCAGGGACTCAGACTTGAAACCCGGATGCTTGTTGGTGCTGGTGTCTTCACTGGAGGTGCGAGACACAAACTGCCAGCTCCTTCACCGCTTCGAACGAAATGAAGTCGATGAAATCAGAGTGCACAGTCCGTATGAGATCACTGTTAGACAGCGGTTTATTGGGAAGCCGGATATATGCTACAGGTTCCTGTCTGCCAAGATGCCAGAGGCGATGTCGGTGCTAGAGATGCAGTACAAAAAGAAAGTGGAGTTCACCAGTGAATACACAGCTTTTAAAGCAACTCCACTTTCATCTCCATGTGACACAGAGGGGCCAAACTGGAATAAAG TCAGGTTCGCTGCAGAGTTGCCAAGACACAGATCTCCCGCTGGAGGTCCCAGCAGGAGAGCTGTCCCAGTTGCAGGTGCACGTCCTCCAGCCATCCGTCAGTCAGGCTGA
- the jmjd4 gene encoding 2-oxoglutarate and iron-dependent oxygenase JMJD4 — MDREAYRNCCSLVKIPRQSYEQFWSSHFLDYIDKELSYSKFFRKYLLPNHPCMFSRRFTEDWKCRKQWVSEEGKPNFQKLLQEFDETHVPVANCNAKEYNSNPKQVMPFKEFIHYWKEYIQNGHSSPKGCLYLKDWHMARDFPEHNVYTTPVFFTSDWLNEYWDTLEVDDYRFVYMGPKGSWTPFHADVFRSYSWSANICGRKKWLLYPPGQEEFLRDTHGNLPYDVTSAELKDTSLFPHSEEACQPLEIIQEAGEIIFVPSGWHHQVYNLEDTISINHNWLNGCNVDIMWQFLQNELSSVQKEIDEWRNTMDSWHQHCQVIMKACSGINYAEFASFLKIIADNRMAFLNACSSGEPSDYPRHLSETLTTLGPYHAAFDLQRVAHVIECLLCNEDFKRLDPSTLTLQPEIMLQQIRDTIQSTRGQHLLYQE, encoded by the exons ATGGATAGAGAGGCGTACCGTAACTGCTGCAGCCTGGTCAAAATACCGAGACAGTCTTATGAGCAGTTTTGGTCTTCACATTTCCTTGACTACATCGACAAGGAGCTGAGCTATTCTAAGTTTTTCAGGAAATACTTGCTTCCCAATCACCCATGTATGTTTTCAAGAAGGTTTACAGAGGACTGGAAGTGTAGAAAACAATGGGTGTCTGAGGAGGGGAAGCCTAATTTCCAGAAGCTGCTGCAAGAGTTTG ATGAGACTCATGTTCCTGTTGCAAACTGTAATGCAAAGGAGTACAATTCAAACCCTAAACAAGTTATGCCTTTCAAAGAATTTATACACTACTGGAAGGAATACATCCAGAATGGCCACTCCTCGCCTAAGGGATGTCTCTATCTTAAAGACTGGCACATGGCAAG gGACTTTCCAGAACATAATGTTTACACCACACCAGTCTTCTTCACTTCTGACTGGCTTAATGAATATTGGGATACACTTGAAGTGGACGACTACCGATTTGTCTACATGGGACCCAAAGGCTCAtg GACCCCATTCCATGCCGATGTGTTCCGCTCCTACAGCTGGTCCGCAAACATCTGTGGCAGGAAGAAATGGCTCCTGTATCCCCCAGGTCAGGAGGAGTTTTTACGAGACACTCACGGCAACCTCCCTTATGATGTAACGTCAGCTGAGCTCAAAGACACAAGCCTTTTTCCACACTCTGAAGAAGCCTGTCAACCTCTTGAAATTATTCAAGAGGCAGGTGAAATCATTTTCGTGCCCAGTGGCTGGCACCATCAAGTTTATAATCTG GAGGACACCATCTCTATTAATCATAACTGGTTAAATGGCTGCAACGTAGACATCATGTGGCAGTTTCTCCAAAATGAGTTATCGTCTGTTCAAAAAGAGATAGATGAGTGGAGAAACACGATGGACTCGTGGCATCAGCACTGCCAG GTCATTATGAAGGCCTGCTCTGGCATTAACTATGCAGAATTTGCCTCGTTCCTGAAAATCATCGCTGACAACCGAATGGCGTTCCTGAATGCTTGTTCCTCTGGAGAGCCCTCCGATTACCCTCGGCATCTCTCCGAGACCCTCACCACGCTTGGACCTTACCATGCTGCCTTTGACCTACAAAGAGTGGCTCATGTAATCGAATGCCTACTCTGCAATGAAGACTTTAAGCGGCTCGACCCTTCAACTTTGACTTTGCAGCCAGAAATCATGTTACAGCAAATTCGGGACACCATACAGTCCACAAGGGGGCAGCACCTTCTTTATCAGGAATAA